One window from the genome of Paenibacillus azoreducens encodes:
- a CDS encoding 3D domain-containing protein has product MALPALVKPETKVNQPGKKQGTVAVTAPRQNQIIHTVKVMATGYTAGYESTGKRPSHPQYGITYSGVKVRRDKNTISTIAADPRVFPMGTILYIPDYGYAVVADVGSAIKGRKIDLYFATTKQVYKEWGKKEVEVQVIRRGNGKCSEKMLDTLGKAIQTYKSVPASLLEEVI; this is encoded by the coding sequence ATGGCGCTGCCAGCGTTGGTTAAGCCGGAAACCAAAGTCAATCAGCCTGGGAAGAAACAGGGAACCGTTGCGGTAACAGCCCCTAGACAGAATCAAATCATCCATACCGTTAAGGTTATGGCTACCGGCTATACCGCCGGTTATGAATCGACAGGCAAACGGCCGTCGCATCCGCAATACGGTATCACCTATTCAGGCGTCAAGGTCCGCCGGGATAAAAACACCATCTCGACGATTGCAGCTGATCCGCGCGTATTTCCTATGGGAACCATCTTGTATATTCCTGATTATGGATATGCCGTGGTGGCCGATGTTGGTTCTGCGATCAAGGGGCGGAAAATCGATTTGTATTTTGCGACGACCAAACAGGTGTATAAGGAATGGGGCAAAAAAGAAGTCGAAGTTCAGGTCATTAGACGCGGAAACGGCAAATGCAGCGAAAAGATGCTGGATACATTAGGCAAAGCTATTCAGACCTATAAGTCCGTCCCTGCTTCACTGCTGGAGGAAGTCATCTAG
- the thrS gene encoding threonine--tRNA ligase: MAVSIKLPDGSVREYAEGSTIEDVAASISSGLKKNAAAGKIDGIVVDLSTPLKEGATIEIVTLDSPDGLEVMRHSTAHLMAQAVKRLFGAKEVKLGVGPVIEGGFYYDMDLEHPLNPEDLQKIEKEMERIVGENLPITRKEVSRQEALDVFGELGDPYKLELINALPEDSVISIYEQGEFFDLCRGPHLPSTGKIKVFKLMNVAGAYWRGDSKNKMLQRVYGTAFAKKAQLDEHLHLLEEAKKRDHRKLGKELEIFTFSQLVGQGLPMWLPKGAKLRRTLERYIVDLEESLGYQHVYTPVLGNVELYKTSGHWDHYQEDMFPKMEMDNEELVLRPMNCPHHMMVYKSSMHSYRDLPIRIAELGMMHRYEMSGALTGLHRVRAMTLNDSHIFCRPDQIKEEFLRVIQLITKVYEDFGIKDFRFRLSYRDPEDTEKYFQDDEMWEMSQRMLREVVEETGIPFFEAEGEAAFYGPKLDVQIRTALGKEETLSTVQLDFLLPERFELEYVGDDGQKHRPVVIHRGILSTMERFTAFLLENFAGSLPLWLSPVQVKVIPVSTAFEDYAKQVADQLQLGGVTVEADLRNEKLGYKIREGQLEKVPYMFIVGENEMNAGSVSIRKRGEGDLGAMQLAEAVAMLKEQIANRVIF; the protein is encoded by the coding sequence GTGGCAGTTAGTATCAAGCTTCCGGACGGATCAGTCCGGGAATACGCGGAAGGAAGTACAATTGAGGATGTTGCTGCATCAATCAGCAGCGGTTTGAAGAAAAATGCAGCGGCCGGAAAAATAGACGGAATCGTTGTCGATTTGTCAACTCCGCTCAAAGAGGGCGCCACGATTGAAATTGTAACCCTGGATTCGCCGGATGGACTCGAAGTAATGCGCCACAGTACGGCTCACTTGATGGCTCAGGCGGTCAAACGCCTGTTTGGTGCGAAAGAAGTGAAGCTCGGCGTAGGTCCGGTGATCGAAGGCGGATTTTACTATGATATGGATCTTGAGCATCCTTTGAATCCGGAAGATCTGCAAAAAATCGAAAAGGAAATGGAACGTATCGTTGGTGAAAATCTGCCAATTACGCGCAAAGAAGTCAGCCGTCAGGAGGCGCTTGATGTTTTCGGCGAACTGGGAGATCCATATAAACTCGAATTGATCAATGCATTGCCTGAAGACAGCGTGATTTCGATTTACGAGCAGGGCGAATTTTTTGATCTCTGCCGCGGACCGCATCTGCCTTCCACAGGCAAAATTAAGGTGTTCAAGCTGATGAATGTAGCTGGCGCTTACTGGCGCGGGGACAGCAAAAACAAAATGCTGCAGCGCGTCTATGGTACTGCATTCGCCAAAAAAGCACAGCTCGACGAACATCTGCATTTGCTCGAAGAAGCCAAGAAACGCGACCACCGCAAACTAGGCAAAGAACTCGAAATTTTCACTTTCTCCCAGCTTGTGGGACAAGGCCTGCCAATGTGGCTGCCTAAAGGCGCCAAGCTGCGCCGTACGCTGGAACGTTATATTGTGGATCTGGAAGAAAGCCTTGGCTATCAGCATGTATACACTCCGGTACTTGGCAATGTAGAACTTTACAAAACTTCGGGACACTGGGATCACTATCAGGAAGATATGTTTCCTAAAATGGAAATGGATAACGAAGAACTTGTTCTTCGTCCGATGAACTGCCCTCATCACATGATGGTGTATAAAAGCTCGATGCACAGCTACCGCGATCTGCCGATCCGGATTGCCGAGCTGGGCATGATGCACCGCTATGAAATGTCCGGCGCTTTGACAGGTCTTCACCGCGTACGTGCGATGACCCTGAACGATTCCCATATCTTCTGCCGTCCGGACCAAATCAAGGAAGAGTTCCTGCGCGTAATCCAGTTGATCACGAAGGTATATGAAGACTTCGGCATCAAGGATTTCCGTTTCCGGTTGTCTTACCGCGATCCGGAGGACACCGAGAAATACTTCCAGGACGACGAGATGTGGGAAATGTCCCAGCGTATGCTGCGTGAGGTTGTCGAGGAAACCGGCATTCCGTTCTTCGAAGCGGAAGGGGAAGCGGCATTCTACGGTCCGAAACTGGACGTGCAGATCCGTACGGCGCTGGGCAAGGAAGAAACGCTGTCTACCGTACAGTTGGACTTCCTGCTGCCTGAACGCTTTGAACTGGAATATGTCGGCGATGATGGTCAAAAACACCGCCCTGTCGTTATTCACCGCGGTATTTTGAGTACGATGGAACGTTTTACGGCATTCCTGCTTGAGAATTTCGCGGGTTCGCTGCCGCTTTGGCTGTCTCCGGTTCAGGTGAAAGTCATTCCGGTATCGACTGCTTTTGAAGATTACGCGAAGCAGGTGGCTGATCAGCTGCAGCTTGGCGGCGTTACGGTTGAAGCCGATCTCCGCAATGAAAAATTGGGATACAAAATCCGTGAAGGCCAGTTGGAAAAAGTACCTTATATGTTCATCGTTGGCGAAAACGAGATGAATGCGGGCTCCGTCTCCATCCGTAAACGCGGCGAGGGAGATCTGGGCGCCATGCAGCTTGCCGAAGCGGTAGCCATGTTGAAAGAACAAATCGCAAACCGCGTTATTTTCTAA
- a CDS encoding putative sporulation protein YtxC produces MELFSIAARIATLHEADEFGRMVSEANQTLHKKYKSLDISCTVHEKVMLWRCREDDPRFFKGNHLQHVYVTAAKTVAEYVLQVKEQRLVRKILEDEFDFPEPEEHAQILKHCGMILDRGPGPDESWKRRQDMLEQGIRQCLAERPLLHVDGFLTFRAQGYMKELKEIVEYAVDEFLMERQYEEFVHMLKYFVYFQQPQVPLVHLIHKGGQEILLLDEEMKPLQYRNDENVVVERLDQQDLQMEDTVVTTLISVSPAKIIIHTREPHMAVIRTLSQIFEQRIEICRYCPDCHAYFREGGEVIT; encoded by the coding sequence ATGGAACTGTTCAGCATTGCAGCCCGAATCGCAACATTGCATGAGGCGGATGAATTTGGCCGCATGGTTTCGGAAGCGAACCAGACTTTACATAAAAAGTACAAATCTCTGGACATCAGCTGCACGGTCCATGAGAAAGTGATGCTCTGGCGCTGCCGTGAGGATGATCCGCGTTTTTTCAAGGGTAACCATCTTCAGCATGTATATGTAACAGCCGCCAAAACGGTGGCGGAATATGTTTTGCAGGTGAAGGAGCAGCGGCTTGTCAGGAAGATTTTGGAGGATGAGTTTGATTTTCCGGAGCCGGAAGAACATGCGCAAATCCTGAAACATTGCGGGATGATTTTGGATCGGGGTCCGGGTCCGGATGAATCATGGAAACGACGCCAAGACATGTTGGAACAGGGGATCAGACAATGTTTGGCTGAAAGGCCGCTGCTGCATGTGGACGGTTTTCTCACCTTTCGCGCTCAGGGATACATGAAAGAGCTTAAGGAAATCGTCGAGTATGCGGTGGATGAATTTCTGATGGAACGCCAGTATGAAGAATTTGTGCACATGCTCAAATATTTCGTGTATTTCCAACAACCGCAAGTACCGCTGGTTCATTTGATTCATAAAGGCGGGCAGGAAATATTGCTTCTGGATGAAGAAATGAAGCCTCTCCAATACCGCAATGATGAAAACGTGGTGGTGGAGCGGCTCGATCAGCAGGATTTGCAGATGGAGGATACGGTAGTGACGACTTTGATCTCCGTTTCTCCCGCCAAAATCATCATCCACACCCGGGAACCTCATATGGCAGTCATCCGGACGTTGTCGCAAATTTTTGAGCAGAGGATTGAAATCTGCAGATATTGCCCCGATTGCCACGCTTATTTCCGTGAGGGCGGGGAAGTTATAACTTGA
- the mqnC gene encoding cyclic dehypoxanthinyl futalosine synthase — MSTVDQILDKALRGERLNLEDSVTLFESEEIEKIGHAADIMMKRKHPDPITTFVIGRNVNYTNICDTYCTFCAFYRRPGHAEGYVLPDEVIFQKIKETEDVGGTEILMQGGTHPDLPFSYYTNLLRGIKQRFPNITMHSFSPAEIRKMQEVSEGLSLEEVVRQLHEAGLDSLPGGGAEILDDRIRKKISRHKGTWRDWMDVMQTAHKIGMNTTATMVIGFGETMEERALHMLRIRDAQDECIAGGYDSKGFLAFIPFTFQPDNTSLKRERETPEAYLKTVAIGRLVLDNVPNLQSSWVTMGPEIGKLSLSYGCNDFGSTMMEENVVSSAGAVYKVNIASILRLIREAGKIPAQRNTRYDILKVFEEGTEVERDFVMQN, encoded by the coding sequence TTGAGCACAGTAGATCAAATCTTGGATAAAGCGCTACGGGGAGAACGCTTGAATTTGGAAGACAGCGTGACCCTGTTTGAAAGTGAAGAAATTGAAAAAATTGGCCATGCCGCCGATATCATGATGAAGAGAAAACATCCGGACCCGATTACAACCTTCGTCATTGGACGGAATGTCAACTATACGAATATTTGCGATACGTATTGCACGTTTTGCGCATTTTATCGCAGACCCGGACATGCAGAAGGTTATGTGCTTCCGGATGAAGTCATTTTCCAGAAAATCAAAGAAACGGAAGACGTGGGCGGAACCGAGATTTTGATGCAGGGCGGTACGCACCCTGATTTGCCTTTCAGCTATTATACCAATCTGCTCCGCGGCATCAAGCAGCGATTCCCGAATATTACGATGCATTCATTCTCTCCGGCGGAAATCCGTAAAATGCAAGAGGTTTCCGAAGGGTTATCCCTGGAAGAAGTGGTTCGCCAGCTGCATGAGGCCGGTTTGGATTCACTGCCTGGCGGCGGCGCCGAAATTTTGGATGACCGCATCCGCAAAAAAATCAGCCGTCATAAAGGGACTTGGCGCGACTGGATGGATGTCATGCAAACAGCGCATAAAATCGGCATGAACACAACTGCTACGATGGTGATCGGATTTGGCGAAACGATGGAAGAACGCGCGCTGCATATGCTGCGGATCCGTGACGCCCAGGATGAATGTATCGCGGGTGGATACGATTCCAAAGGATTCCTTGCATTTATTCCATTTACGTTCCAGCCGGATAACACAAGCCTCAAGCGGGAGCGCGAGACGCCGGAAGCTTACTTGAAAACCGTAGCGATCGGCCGCCTTGTACTCGACAACGTTCCGAATCTTCAGTCCTCGTGGGTAACGATGGGACCTGAGATCGGCAAATTGTCTCTTAGCTACGGCTGCAATGATTTCGGCAGCACCATGATGGAGGAGAATGTCGTTTCTTCCGCCGGAGCTGTCTATAAGGTTAACATTGCTTCCATCCTGCGGTTGATCCGTGAAGCTGGCAAAATTCCGGCTCAGCGCAACACCCGCTACGACATCCTGAAAGTGTTTGAAGAAGGAACGGAAGTTGAACGCGACTTTGTTATGCAGAACTAA
- a CDS encoding aminotransferase class I/II-fold pyridoxal phosphate-dependent enzyme — MTEHNKEQNGHDARKFATKLLHFGSEIDSATGASSVPIYQASTFHHEDVFNPPVHDYSRSGNPTRQALEDYIALLEGGVRGFAYSSGMAAISSTFMMLSAGDHMIVTEDVYGGTYRLLTSILNRHGIESTFVDMTDLDQVKAALKPNTKAVYMETPSNPTLKITDIAAVTAWAKEHDLLTMLDNTFMTPYYQRPIEHGVDIVLHSATKFLGGHSDVLAGLAVARTPSIGKALKQLQNGLGTVLGVQESWLLMRGMKTLQARMNHSEQSAAVLAAWLNGRPDIERVYYPGLLDHPGREIHEKQSTGYGAVVSFDVGSGERAKQVLNKVRIPLVAVSLGAVESILSYPAMMSHAAMPAEVRQERGITDGLLRFSVGLEDIDDLIADLDQALKG; from the coding sequence ATGACTGAGCACAATAAAGAACAAAACGGCCATGATGCACGGAAGTTTGCTACCAAACTTCTGCATTTCGGTTCTGAAATAGACAGTGCAACCGGAGCGTCCAGCGTTCCCATTTATCAGGCTTCAACCTTTCACCACGAGGATGTATTCAATCCTCCGGTACATGATTACAGCCGCTCCGGCAATCCGACCCGGCAGGCGTTGGAAGACTATATTGCACTGCTTGAAGGCGGGGTGCGCGGATTCGCTTATTCATCCGGCATGGCCGCGATTTCCAGCACTTTTATGATGTTGTCCGCAGGCGATCATATGATTGTCACGGAGGATGTATACGGCGGTACATACCGTCTGCTTACCAGCATATTGAACCGTCACGGCATCGAAAGCACTTTCGTGGACATGACGGATCTGGATCAGGTAAAGGCGGCTCTGAAGCCGAATACGAAAGCCGTATATATGGAAACGCCATCGAATCCAACGCTCAAAATTACCGATATTGCGGCGGTCACCGCCTGGGCGAAGGAACATGATCTGTTGACAATGCTTGACAACACGTTTATGACCCCATACTATCAGCGGCCGATTGAGCATGGCGTGGATATTGTGCTGCACAGCGCAACCAAGTTTCTGGGCGGACACAGCGATGTGCTGGCCGGACTGGCCGTAGCGCGCACACCTTCCATCGGCAAAGCGCTCAAACAACTGCAGAACGGACTTGGAACCGTGCTGGGTGTTCAGGAATCCTGGCTGCTCATGCGGGGGATGAAAACATTGCAGGCGCGGATGAACCACAGCGAACAGAGTGCAGCCGTATTGGCGGCTTGGCTGAACGGACGTCCGGATATTGAGCGGGTATATTATCCGGGATTGCTCGACCACCCGGGGCGGGAAATTCATGAAAAACAATCTACCGGATACGGAGCCGTTGTCTCCTTTGATGTAGGTTCAGGTGAACGGGCCAAACAAGTGCTGAACAAAGTCCGCATTCCGCTTGTGGCCGTAAGCTTGGGCGCAGTGGAAAGCATTCTCTCTTATCCTGCGATGATGTCCCATGCCGCAATGCCGGCGGAAGTTCGCCAGGAACGCGGTATTACCGACGGATTGCTCCGCTTCTCCGTGGGCCTTGAGGATATTGATGATCTGATTGCGGATCTGGATCAGGCCCTGAAAGGATAA
- a CDS encoding aminotransferase class I/II-fold pyridoxal phosphate-dependent enzyme, which translates to MEKKPLNIESRLAQIGSMEDPVTGAVNFPIYQATAFRHPKLGQSTGFDYARTKSPTRSVLEKAAAELESGDAGFACSSGMAALQTIFSLFAQGDHLIVSLDLYGGTYRLLERVLSKFGVSASYIDTNDLDELEKSRRPETKAVFIETPTNPLMMITDIEKVAAWAKRHQLLTIVDNTLLTPFFQRPIELGADIVIHSATKYLGGHNDVLAGLIVTKGKELSEEMFFLHNSIGAVLGASDSYQLMRGMKTLALRMERHESNAKAIAEFLKTHPAVAEVFHPAFPEHPGHEIQKKQSNGNTGIFSFKVKDARYVEPVLRNIELIAFAESLGGVESLMTYPTVQTHADIPEEIRKKVGVDDRLLRFSVGIEHIDDLIADLGRALDAAMEEIEGGKQHD; encoded by the coding sequence ATGGAGAAGAAACCATTAAATATCGAAAGCAGGCTTGCGCAGATCGGTTCAATGGAAGATCCGGTAACCGGAGCGGTGAATTTCCCGATTTATCAGGCGACGGCATTCCGGCATCCGAAGCTGGGGCAAAGCACAGGATTTGATTATGCGCGTACAAAAAGCCCAACCCGCAGTGTACTGGAGAAAGCGGCTGCAGAGCTTGAATCGGGGGATGCAGGATTTGCCTGTAGTTCCGGCATGGCTGCATTGCAGACGATTTTTTCGCTGTTTGCGCAGGGGGATCACTTGATCGTTTCGTTAGATCTGTATGGAGGCACGTACAGACTGCTTGAAAGAGTACTTTCGAAATTCGGAGTCAGCGCAAGTTATATTGATACAAATGATCTTGATGAGCTGGAAAAATCGCGCCGTCCGGAAACAAAGGCCGTTTTTATTGAAACGCCTACCAATCCGTTGATGATGATCACCGATATTGAGAAGGTGGCAGCATGGGCCAAGCGGCATCAACTGTTGACCATTGTGGACAACACGCTCCTTACGCCGTTCTTTCAGCGTCCGATAGAGCTTGGGGCTGACATCGTCATTCATAGCGCAACCAAATATTTGGGCGGACATAACGATGTATTGGCAGGTTTGATCGTAACCAAAGGCAAGGAGCTGTCGGAGGAGATGTTCTTTTTGCATAACTCCATTGGAGCCGTGTTGGGGGCAAGCGATTCTTACCAACTGATGCGGGGGATGAAGACGCTGGCATTACGGATGGAGCGTCATGAATCGAATGCCAAAGCCATCGCCGAGTTTCTGAAGACGCATCCCGCAGTCGCCGAAGTATTTCATCCGGCATTCCCGGAACATCCGGGGCATGAAATTCAAAAGAAGCAATCCAACGGAAATACGGGGATTTTCTCCTTTAAAGTCAAGGATGCCCGTTATGTGGAACCGGTTCTCCGAAATATCGAGCTGATTGCTTTTGCCGAAAGTTTGGGCGGCGTTGAGTCTCTGATGACCTATCCGACTGTCCAGACCCATGCGGACATACCGGAGGAGATCCGCAAAAAGGTAGGCGTGGATGACCGCCTGCTGCGTTTCTCGGTAGGTATTGAGCATATCGACGATTTGATTGCCGATCTCGGGAGAGCGTTGGATGCGGCGATGGAGGAAATTGAAGGAGGGAAGCAGCATGACTGA
- the metA gene encoding homoserine O-acetyltransferase MetA, whose translation MPIKIPDALPAKEILSGENIFVMDDSKAYHQDIRPLRIAILNIMPTKETAETQLLRLLGNSPLQVDITLLHPSSHTSKNTSQEHLQAFYKTFDEVRHRRFDGMVITGAPVERLDFKDVTYWDELGEIMAWSKTNVTSTLHICWASQAGLYYHFGVPKWDLEKKCFGVFPFTVNRQNVKLLRGFDEIFYVPHSRHTEVRREDIEKIDELEILTESGEAGVDLVATKDGKQIFVSGHFEYDPYSLKWEYERDIAKGMEMEIPKNYYPDNDPSRIPPAVWRAHANLLFSNWLNYYVYQETPYDIGEIMEVWPQI comes from the coding sequence ATGCCGATTAAAATTCCGGACGCGCTGCCGGCAAAAGAGATTCTTAGCGGAGAAAATATTTTCGTTATGGATGACAGCAAGGCGTACCATCAGGATATCCGTCCGCTGCGGATTGCCATTCTGAACATCATGCCTACCAAGGAAACCGCGGAAACCCAGCTTTTGCGCTTGCTTGGCAACTCGCCTCTGCAGGTTGACATCACGCTGCTGCATCCAAGCTCGCATACGTCCAAGAATACGTCCCAGGAGCATTTGCAGGCATTTTACAAGACGTTTGACGAAGTGCGGCACCGCCGGTTCGACGGCATGGTTATTACCGGAGCTCCGGTTGAGCGGCTTGATTTTAAAGATGTGACCTATTGGGATGAACTTGGTGAAATCATGGCTTGGTCCAAAACCAACGTCACTTCGACGCTGCATATATGTTGGGCTTCACAGGCGGGACTGTATTATCATTTCGGCGTGCCGAAGTGGGATTTGGAGAAAAAATGCTTCGGCGTATTTCCGTTCACAGTCAACCGGCAAAATGTCAAGCTTCTCCGCGGCTTCGACGAAATTTTCTATGTGCCCCATTCCCGTCACACCGAGGTCCGGCGCGAGGACATCGAAAAAATCGACGAACTCGAAATTCTGACCGAATCCGGGGAAGCGGGCGTAGATCTGGTGGCTACCAAGGATGGCAAACAGATTTTTGTGTCAGGTCACTTCGAATACGATCCTTATTCTTTGAAATGGGAATACGAGCGCGACATTGCCAAGGGAATGGAAATGGAGATTCCGAAGAACTATTATCCAGACAATGATCCAAGCAGGATTCCGCCGGCGGTATGGCGCGCCCATGCCAACTTATTATTCTCAAATTGGCTGAATTACTATGTATACCAAGAAACGCCTTACGACATTGGAGAAATAATGGAAGTGTGGCCGCAGATCTGA
- the corA gene encoding magnesium/cobalt transporter CorA, protein MKIRLVNAGVFSPIDDIQTTMTAPPEGFYWIDADVDDLALLQPLFSLHDLAVEDCLSEEEQRPKIEIYENHYFIVVNSIRFDDEEIFLRSLNVFLGRHFIITVTKQKIHELRSLKPILWEQEVSTPDRFLYLLIDLVVDNYFTVGDRIEAKIEKLEEDILMHTKKSHLNEIIGLRSEILWLKKVLGPQKELINTLNKRDLRLIDDQLQKYFSDIYENAVKISETFDTFRDLMGNLREAYQSSIANRANEIMRVFTAITTIFMPLTVITGIYGMNFDNMPETHFKYGYFFVIGIMVVLAVSMLLIFRKKDWL, encoded by the coding sequence ATGAAAATCCGGTTGGTGAATGCGGGCGTTTTCAGCCCGATTGACGACATCCAAACTACCATGACAGCCCCGCCCGAAGGATTCTATTGGATCGATGCCGACGTGGACGACCTTGCGCTATTGCAGCCGCTGTTTTCCCTGCATGATTTGGCCGTGGAAGACTGCCTTAGCGAAGAAGAACAACGTCCCAAAATCGAAATCTACGAAAATCACTATTTTATCGTTGTAAATTCCATCCGTTTTGATGACGAGGAAATTTTCCTGCGTTCGCTTAACGTCTTTTTGGGCCGCCACTTTATCATTACGGTGACCAAACAGAAGATCCATGAGCTTCGCAGCTTGAAACCCATTTTATGGGAACAGGAAGTCAGTACTCCGGACCGCTTTTTGTATCTGCTGATCGACCTCGTTGTAGACAACTACTTTACGGTAGGCGACCGGATCGAAGCCAAGATCGAGAAGCTGGAAGAAGATATTTTGATGCACACCAAAAAATCGCATTTGAATGAAATTATCGGGCTGCGAAGTGAAATTTTGTGGCTGAAAAAAGTGTTGGGGCCGCAAAAAGAATTGATTAACACGCTCAACAAAAGAGATCTGCGGCTCATTGATGATCAGCTGCAAAAATATTTCAGCGACATCTACGAAAATGCCGTTAAAATATCCGAAACTTTTGACACCTTCCGCGATTTGATGGGCAACCTTCGCGAAGCCTACCAATCCAGTATCGCCAACCGTGCCAATGAAATCATGCGCGTTTTTACCGCGATTACGACGATATTCATGCCGCTGACCGTCATAACGGGGATCTACGGGATGAACTTTGACAACATGCCCGAAACGCATTTCAAATACGGGTATTTTTTCGTGATCGGGATCATGGTTGTGCTTGCGGTGAGCATGCTGCTGATCTTCCGCAAAAAGGACTGGCTTTAA
- a CDS encoding HRDC domain-containing protein yields the protein MQTVFMNRLAKNEKGEGLAEVWIGEGEGIWKLGWKEAGKDGEVQESLWYEGGSWNEMLHIYRHGLAVKLGEGFRPLIDGMFHDEEEQKGKSQPVQRLYCYSELNYNEEFYNELCAWRRKKAAAERKAPYFIATNRLLRLISTFVPLTLDELLQLPGVGDSKAAEYGAELLEITAGRERSQGFPLDWVQDLLDEQTYATWIYKQKEQKYRQDLDKYRTKQLLLRGVQEGKRLEQLEQESGLTRRELVETLEQLEKDGYDAETLIAVELHEMPETEQEEVWSAFEELGDALLKPVLQRVYGQEAASGPLLELRYERLRLIRIRFRREAESRRNAG from the coding sequence ATGCAAACCGTATTTATGAATCGCTTGGCTAAGAATGAGAAGGGGGAAGGTTTGGCCGAGGTATGGATCGGCGAGGGAGAAGGGATTTGGAAACTGGGCTGGAAGGAAGCCGGGAAGGACGGGGAGGTTCAAGAGAGCCTCTGGTATGAAGGCGGATCCTGGAATGAAATGCTGCATATCTACCGTCACGGTCTGGCGGTCAAACTGGGTGAAGGTTTCCGGCCGCTGATTGACGGCATGTTTCATGACGAGGAGGAGCAGAAGGGGAAAAGCCAGCCGGTTCAAAGGCTATATTGCTACAGCGAGCTGAACTATAACGAAGAGTTTTATAATGAGCTCTGCGCCTGGCGCCGCAAGAAAGCCGCAGCCGAGAGAAAAGCGCCTTATTTCATTGCGACCAACCGGCTTTTGCGGTTGATCAGCACTTTTGTGCCGCTGACTTTGGACGAATTGCTGCAATTGCCCGGCGTGGGAGACAGCAAGGCGGCGGAATATGGCGCGGAGCTGCTGGAAATTACCGCTGGACGCGAACGCAGCCAAGGTTTCCCTCTGGATTGGGTGCAGGATTTGCTGGATGAACAAACCTACGCGACCTGGATTTATAAGCAAAAGGAGCAAAAATACAGACAAGACCTCGATAAATACCGGACCAAGCAATTGCTGCTCAGAGGGGTTCAAGAAGGCAAACGTTTGGAGCAGCTTGAACAGGAAAGCGGCCTGACGAGACGAGAGCTGGTGGAAACGTTGGAACAGCTTGAAAAAGACGGCTATGATGCGGAAACACTGATCGCAGTCGAACTTCATGAGATGCCGGAAACAGAGCAGGAAGAGGTGTGGAGTGCGTTCGAGGAGCTGGGAGACGCATTGTTGAAGCCTGTGCTGCAGCGCGTTTACGGCCAAGAGGCGGCGTCAGGTCCGCTGCTCGAACTGCGTTACGAACGGCTGCGCCTGATCCGGATCCGGTTCCGCAGGGAGGCCGAAAGCAGACGGAATGCAGGGTAA
- a CDS encoding DUF3055 domain-containing protein translates to MPQHGELDFLADSTEPTSTRFVTFLGPSLKRFDLAVTTTSLFYGKSLVADLQQGISAVIGADDVEEPGYLESAFKLGEAEAEELREFLRMVVGMPYFTD, encoded by the coding sequence ATGCCTCAGCATGGAGAATTGGATTTTTTAGCCGACAGCACGGAGCCGACCTCCACCAGATTTGTCACCTTCCTGGGCCCCTCCCTCAAACGCTTTGATCTGGCTGTAACCACCACTTCCCTTTTCTATGGAAAGAGCCTGGTGGCGGATTTGCAGCAGGGGATCAGCGCGGTCATCGGCGCGGATGATGTTGAAGAACCTGGATATCTCGAATCTGCTTTCAAGCTTGGCGAAGCGGAGGCGGAGGAGCTGCGCGAGTTTCTGCGCATGGTCGTTGGCATGCCTTATTTTACGGACTGA